The DNA segment CTTGCTCCCTGTATAGAAGTAGCTGTTAGATTAACAGAATTTCCTGAACACACTGGGCTATTATTTGATGCAGAAATTGGGCCTGGAATTGCGTTTATAGTTACTGTTGTAGTAGCAATACTGCTGGTACAGCCATTTGCGATAGCTACAACCGAATAAGTACCTGCATTCAAAGAGGTTGTTCCATTTATTGTTGGGTTTTGAGCAGAACTTGTAAAGCCGTTAGGGCCCGTCCAACTATAATTTGCGCCGGGTACAGCAGAAGCTGTTAAATTAAGATTTCCACCTTCACATATCGGTGAATTTGATGCAGCATTCGGTGCAGCAGGAACTGCATTGATAACCACATTCGTAGTAGCAACAGAACTGGTGCAACCATTAGCTATCGCAACAAGACTATAAGTCCCTGTGTTAGATGCCGTTACATTGGAAATAGTCGGATTCTGAAGGTTTGAACTAAATCCGTTAGGACCCGTCCAGCTATAACTTGCTCCCGCTACCGCACTCGACGTTAAATTTAACGTAGAACCAACGCATAACGGGCTATTATTCCCAGCCGTAGGTGCTGTCGGTGCCGGATTGATAACAACCACAGTAGAAGATACTGCACTTGTACAGCCGGCTGCAACAGTTACTACATTGTAAGTACCTCCGTTTGCAAGTGTAACCCCGCCAATGGTAGGATTCTGTTGGTTTGAACTAAAGCCGTTCGGACCTGACCAACTATAACTTGCTCCCGAAACAGCCGTAGCCGTTAAATTCAACGTCTGACCCTCACATAACGGACCATTATTGGACGCAGAAGCCGGATTCGGCACAGGATTTATCGTAACATTAACACTTCCAACCAAACTGGTACAGCCGCTCGCTATCGCAACAACTGTATAGCTGCCGTTATTGGCTGTCGTAGCATTAGAAATAGTCGGATTCTGAAGATTTGAACTATATCCATTCGGGCCTGACCACAGATAATTTGCTCCGGAAACAGTAGAAGCCGTCAAATTCAGTGTTTGTCCTTCGCAAATCGGTGAATTACTACCCGCAACCGGCGCAGTCGGCTTCGGATTAACAACTACCGTAACACTCGCTACGCTACTGGTACAGCCGTTAGCTATCGCCACCACATTGTAAGTACCTGAATTAGCTGTCGTAGATACCGCTATCGTAGGATTCTGACTCGTAGAAGAAAAAGCAGGGCCAGTCCAGCTATAAGTCGCTCCAGGAATCGTTGTCGCTGTCAAATTAAGTGAAGAACCTTCGCAAATCGGCGAATTACTGCCCGCAACAGGGGTAGTCGGTACCGCATTTATCGTTACTACGGTTGTAGCTACTGATGAAGTACATCCTGTAATTATCGCTATAACTGAATATGTTCCCGCGTCAGCCGAAGTTACACCCGAAATAGACGGATTCTGTAACGTAGAAGTAAAGCCATTCGGACCCGTCCAATTATATGTTGCACCCGCAACAGATGAAGCCGTTAAGTTTAACGTAGAACCGACACAAAGTGGTGAATTACTGCTCGCGGTAGGAGATGTAGGAATAGGACTAACAACCACATTCGTAGTAGCAACAGAACTGGTGCAACCATTAGCTATCGCAACAAGACTATAAGTCCCTGTGTTAGATGCCGTTACATTGGAAATAGTCGGATTCTGAAGGTTTGAACTAAATCCGTTAGGACCCGTCCAGCTATAACTTGCTCCCGCTACCGNNNNNNNNNNNNNNNNNNNNNNNNNNNNNNNNNNNNNNNNNNNNNNNNNNNNNNNNNNNNNNNNNNNNNNNNNNNNNNNNNNNNNNNNNNNNNNNNNNNNNNNNNNNNNNNNNNNNNNNNNNNNNNNNNNNNNNNNNNNNNNNNNNNNNNNNNNNNNNNNNNNNNNNNNNNNNNNNNNNNNNNNNNNNNNNNNNNNNNNNNNNNNNNNNNNNNNNNNNNNNNNNNNNNNNNNNNNNNNNNNNNNNNNNNNNNNNNNNNNNNNNNNNNNNNNNNNNNNNNNNNNNNNNNNNNNNNNNNNNNNNNNNNNNNNNNNNNNNNNNNNNNNNNNNNNNNNNNNNNNNNNNNNNNNNNNNNNNNNNNNNNNNNNNNNNNNNNNNNNNNNNNNNNNNNNNNNNNNNNNNNNNNNNNNNNNNNNNNNNNNNNNNNNNNNNNNNNNNNNNNNNNNNNNNNNNNNNNNNNNNNNNNNNNNNNNNNNNNNNNNNNNNNNNNNNNNNNNNNNNNNNNNNNNNNNNNNNNNNNNNNNNNNNNNNNNNNNNNNNNNNNNNNNNNNNNNNNNNNNNNNNNNNNNNNNNNNNNNNNNNNNNNNNNNNNNNNNNNNNNNNNNNNNNNNNNNNNNNNNNNNNNNNNNNNNNNNNNNNNNNNNNNNNNNNNNNNNNNNNNNNNNNNNNNNNNNNNNNNNNNNNNNNNNNNNNNNNNNNNNNNNNNNNNNNNNNNNNNNNNNNNNNNNNNNNNNNNNNNNNNNNNNNNNNNNNNNNNNNNNNNNNNNNNNNNNNNNNNNNNNNNNNNNNNNNNNNNNNNNNNNNNNNNNNNNNNNNNNNNNNNNNNNNNNNNNNNNNNNNNNNNNNNNNNNNNNNNNNNNNNNNNNNNNNNNNNNNNNNNNNNNNNNNNNNNNNNNNNNNNNNNNNNNNNNNNNNNNNNNNNNNNNNNNNNNNNNNNNNNNNNNNNNNNNNNNNNNNNNNNNNNNNNNNNNNNNNNNNNNNNNNNNNNNNNNNNNNNNNNNNNNNNNNNNNNNNNNNNNNNNNNNNNNNNNNNNNNNNNNNNNNNNNNNNNNNNNNNNNNNNNNNNNNNNNNNNNNNNNNNNNNNNNNNNNNNNNNNNNNNNNNNNNNNNNNNNNNNNNNNNNNNNNNNNNNNNNNNNNNNNNNNNNNNNNNNNNNNNAGGTTTGAACTAAATCCGTTAGGACCCGTCCAGCTATAACTTGCTCCCGCTACCGTACTCGACGTTAAATTTAACGTAGCTCCTATACACAAAGGACTGTTGTTTCCGGCTGTCGGGGTAGTCGGTGCCGGATTTACTGAAATTGTAACCTTATTAGAAGTATCGCTTAAGCAGCTTAAATTAGAATGAGCTATTACAGAAACCACACTTCCGTTAGTTAAAGCAGTTGTTGAATAGGTTGTTGAAGCTGATGATTGAACAACTGTTCCATTCACGATAAAGTCATAAGTAGAAATAGTTGCTGAGGACGTATTAGTAGCCGTAAAGGTAACTTGGTCTCCCACGCAGATTGTCGTTGTAGAGGCAGACAAAGAAACTGCCGGCTTGGGGTTTACTGTTACAGTAGCTTGGGCCGGAGTTTGGCTTTTACAATCATCAAAGGCGGCTACTAAGTAATAGGTTTGAGTTGATGAAGGAGATACACGAATAGAGTCAGTTGTGGCAAAAATAGCTCCACCGCTGGTTAAACTCCATTCATATTGGCCGGGTTTCCCCCCTCCTCCTACCAGCGTAATGCTATCTCCGGCGCATATAGCACCTGCACCAGAAATAGTCGGTATGGGCTGAGGTAGTACTGAAATTAATATCGAGTCTAACTCTCCTGGGCAATTTGTTGGTGCTGGGCCGGTTACGCGAACATAATAAAAATTCGTAGCAGTAGGTGTAAACGAGGCCGGATTTGCCGTAGAGCTAAAGCCACCCGGACCTGTCCATAAGAAAGTAGAACCGGGAGCAGAGGCATGAGCCGTTAAAGTTACAACCTGTCCCATACCTGCACACACAACCGGATTACCGGTTATTGAATCAACTTGAGGTATCGGGAAAATTGTAATCGTGGTAGAAGCCTGCGGTAACGGGCAACCCTTATCTGTAACTACGTTTAAGGTAACTGTTGTCGTTGATGTTGGATTTAGGGTTACGGTAGGTGTTAAATCACCGGTACTCCATGAGTAGCTAAAGGTAGTCGGTAGTGTTGGAACCGATAGCACGATAGATGCTCCATTACAAATCGGTGAAACTGGGGTCTGAACTATGACCGGCGGAACCGAATTGTCTATTACGTGAACATTGTAGCTTACGGAGTCTTTGGTTGCGCAGCAAATTGAGGTTACAATAGAACGCACAATATAATCTCCCGAAGTAGTAAAATTATATGATAGACTATCATTTGTTCCGGTAGCAATAATGGTATTTGAAGGTAAGCTAATTATTTTCCATTCATACGAAACTCCGGTTCTAATTCCGGAAACATACAAGCCGGTTGTATTGGGGCAAATGGTATCATGAACGCTGATGATTGTAGGATTTAAGGTGGTGGGAGTTGTTGCAATATCAACAAAATCTGTATAATTATCTGTAACCGAAGTTGTACTGGTAGTTTTGGTTTCATCGGCAAAGTCAATTGCCCAAAAGCGAAGGATTCCTGTATCTGCCCCACTATCATCAAATACTTTTAATGACCATGTTCCATTTGGGTTTGAGCCATTTAGGGCAGAAAAGGTTGATATGTTTGGGGTAATGCCGTTTTCAGTGCCAAGACCTCCTTCCGGACGTAAATAGCCTCTAAATGGTGCGGTATAGGCTATTATATTTATAGTTGCTGCGTCTGTAAAACGAGTACCACCGTAATCGTCATCTGAACCACCATTATCCGTAGATAGTCTTAGTGTACTTCCATTAGGGGCTGTTAAGTATAAATCTACGTCGGCATCCCAAGTATGGGTTAAATCTAAGTGAACGACCATATTTTGGGCATTAGAAAGCGTGGTAGGCATACCGGAAACTGTAATGTTGCTTGTAACACCTGCATTTGGGCTTCCGTCCGGAATAGCATAATCTGTTGCGTTTATGTAACCGCCGAAGCTAATTTCCCACCAAAGCACAGAGCCAACGTCTCCGGATGCGTCATCATAAGCGAGTAATTTCCATACTCCATTTGCAGGAGAGCCGCCAAGGGCAGCAAAGTTAGAAATTGTGGGTACAATTCCTGCGCTACCAACTGTTAATGATCCGTCTGGTCTGAAATCTATAGAGGTACTTGGTGGAGCCGGTGGCATAGCAGCTCCCGCAGCATCCGTCCAAACAGTACCATTAAAGCCAGACCACATACCTGCTCCGGCTCCGCCTTTGTTTTCAACTAATTTCAAGATTTTTCCGTTTGGTGCCTGTAAGTAGAGTTCAACATCTCCTATATATGTATGGTTAATTTGAGCGTTAATAAAAACACCCGCTGCTGGAACATTACCGCCATTATCAGTATAACCGGAAACAGTTAAATTAGTGGTTGATAAAGCATTATCATTGATAGGTACTGCTGCTGCGTTATCGCTTGAAAACCACTTTATAGGATATGGTTGTGTAGTAGTTCTCGTTCCATTTCCGAGCGAAAGAGATTTACGCCCTACTGAAGAGTACTGGGTAGTAATAGGAGTGCTGGTTACATTTGGATTGGCCGGGCTGGCATCTATTCCTAAAGATAACCAAGATGGAGAAGCGTTATTGGTTGTTAAAGTTTGATTTCGGACTGTACAGTTAATATTGGTGGTCGTAACCAATTGTTGTTGGTCTAATTGAAGGTTGGTATGGGGTAATGTAGTGAGGGTTACGCCGACCAGATCTACTTTTAGTCCGGTGCTTCCGCCTTGTGCGTTACCGCCGTTGCCGCTGTTGCCGCCGCGTCCGCCATTACCGCCGTTGCCGCCGCGCCCGCCGTCACAAGGGGTTCCGCCAGTTCCACCGATTCCACCGGGCTGGCCTGCACCGCCTGCACCGCCTACTGCAGATGCCCCAGCAGTTGCAAATAAGTTACAGTCAATAACATTTGCGCCTGCGCCGCTGCTAACTGAGAATATTGCGAAAGCTCCGCCGCCTGATGTTGCGCCCTGTCCGGCTGTCAATGCTTTTTTACCTCCGGCACCGCCGCCGCCGCCGCCGGATCCCGGATCAGTAGTCGAAAAGATTAAACAGCTACTTATCTCGCCGCCGCCGCCGCCACCACCACCGCCGCCGATACCGTCAGAAACGGCATCAGCCCCTGGCAAACCATTTGAGCCCGGCATAAAATAGCCCGCAGCATAAGTAGGAGAAAGGCCATTAGCACCATCAGCACCGTCAATACCATTGCTTCCGGTAACGCCATTTTTGCCTCTGGCACCATTTCCACAGGTGTTTGTAGAGCATCCACCGGGGTCTCCGCAGCCTATGTTTCCGTCACAGGCTACATTCCCGCCTTGGCCTCCGGCACCGGGCTGGAGAGTTCCTACAATACCGCCGCCGCCGCCGGAAACACCATTTGATCCCATATTATTTCCGCTAGCACCACCCATACCGCCATTGCCGCCATTAGCACCAACAGCACCACCGGCACCACCCGTGCCTGCGGTTCTGCCTTGATTCTGGCCGTTAGTGCCATTCATTGCAGCAATTGCAGAACCGCCGCTAGTACCTACAGTACCGCTAACGCCATCTGCACCCTTTCCGGCATCAACCCAGCATCGGACAATATTATAGCTTGAGCAGCCACTTCCTAAATAGATTCCATAGTTGGTTATACGAGTTCCCGCAGTGTGGTTATTAGGCATCTCGATTCTTATATCTTGAATCCTGAAATATTGAGATCCTGATGTTACGGATATGGCAGTTACTCGTGGGTTATTAGAGTTTCCTACCGAGGCAGCCGGGCTACCCGGATCTAAGGCGGTAGAACGGATAATGCGGGTACCCCGATTGGGAAATGCTCCTGCAGTAGCCATAGAACTTGTTTTGGTTAGAAAATCGGTACTAAACCCACCTTCTAACGTTGTGTAGCTTCCCATTACCAAGGGAGCTGATATATTATAATCTCCTACAGCTACTTTGATTGTAACGTTACTACATTGTGCCCGTTGCAATGCGGCCACCAAAGTAGTGGGGTTTGAAGGGCTTAAGCCATCTCCTGTACCGGTTGTCGTTACGTAAATATTATTACAAGCAGGCGGAGGATTGCCTGAAACGGTTACTAATTTGGTAACTGCTGATGCGGAGGGACAGCCATTAGAAACGTCTGAAACCGTAACGGTATAAGTACCGGGGCCTAAGTTTACCACAGGGGTAGTTTGCCCGCCGGGTGCCCATGAATATGTACACGTTGCGCAAGGGCTTGAACCCAACAGTGCTGATGCAGTTACGGTCATTGTGCCCGCACCGCAAACAACGGCACTATCTGGATTTACGATAACTGATACACCGGGATAAACGACAACCAAATGTGTGTCTGCCCTGACACAAGCTCCTATGGTTACTTCTACTCGATAAGTTGTAGTAACAACGGGGCTTACTGTAATGGTGCGGGTTGTTTGGCCATTATTCCATAGATAGGTGCCTCCTGCCGGATCTGCTGTTAATGTTACCGAACCTCCGGTACAAGTTGTAGAGTTTCCCGTAATAATTGCATCTGCAACAAGCGTAAATGGCTCAGAAGCAGCAAGTATTCCGTTATTGCAAACATCCAAAATAGAGCCTGCTGCAATATTTAACGTATAAAGGCCAGGTGTTAAGATACCTACATTCAGGTTCAATGTGATTGAGTTAGAAAATGCAGATGTACAGCCGGATATGCTGGAAACGGAAATAGGCGAAGGTCCTGTAAATGAAAAATCTGCCGGAGAAACGGTAGAACAATTGATATTTTCGGAAAACCTTAATGTAATTGAGCGAGAATTACAGGAAACATTAACGGGAGATAGCAAGGTAGGGGGGGTAACGTCTGCAATTGATACGCCACCAAATGTGAGGGAATAACCGGTGCTGTTTCCGGTATAGTTATTAATCATCAGGACGTATGTTTGTCCTGCTGTAACCTGAACGCCGGGCATATATGGGCTTCCCGAAGCATCCACAGAAATACTTGCTGCGCTGGTATTTCCGGAGTTTTGTAAGCCGGTATTTCCATATTGAGCGGAATAGTTGCATCTAACCGGAGTTAGAGAAGGAATAGAGGAGCAACTTGTTCCGGTTATATTGTACATAATAAAGTCATAATCTTGCTGGGTATTAAGCATAAAAGTAAATACCCCAGATGATTGAGTAGTAAAAATATACCACGTTGAGTTTGTTTCTCCGCTTAATAGACACGTAGTACTAGGAGATACATCTACCGTAGAACCGTATCCTTGATAAGAGTTGGGCTGTGTATAAGAGTTTGAGCATACCGGAGTTGCGTTCGCACAATCCTGTTCCGGGCCGGTAACGTAGGCTGCATTTCCTTGTCCTTGCCTAAGTAACTGATACGCAGCATTAGGGTTCACGTTGTATAGGTCAAGAAACTGCTGAGTCCGAAGGTTCTTTTCTTGAACACGTTGCAGAAATACCGGATCGTTTGGGTCAAACGAATAATTCTGAGCAAGGGCTACCTGCCCAAGCATCAAAAATAGTATAAAATACGCAAATACTCTCTTAAACATACTTATTTCTAATTATTTAAACTTTGGATAGGGTTTTCCCAAAATTTCCCAAAGATTGGGAACTTTTTTTGAATTACAAAATGTGAATTTTACTAAACGCAACAAGTATTGTTTTTTTGGTTAAGAAATATCGTTTAACGGTAAAAGGCTTTTTGAATAATTTTCTTTATGGAAACGGTCTATTCCACATCTTTTAGGTTAAAGTTTTGATTTCTGGGCTAAAAAAGTAGCTATTTGTTTCGTTTTTAGTTAGAATCATGTTATTTTAATTTGTTAGCTGCTTCTTGGATTGTTGTTTGATAATTGGTGTTTGGTGTCTTTCGGTCGCTACGCATGATGATGTCATCGTGCCAAACTTCTATCCATGAGGCGTTACTTTCTATGCCGATATTGAGGCAGGCATTTAAACTTTGGACTATTTTTTTTCCTTTCCATGTGTCATTTCTTTGGGCTGATTGGGCCATCTGAAAGCTGATTGGGTGGCCGGCTTCATAATATCTACGTAGTAGTGCTCTGATTTTTACGGCTGCTCCACCTGTTAAAAACCATGTATCGTTTAAGAAAACGCATTGTACTGTAATATTTGGGTAGTTTTTTTCAATTAGATAATTTATGATTTTAGTAGCTAAGGTTACATCGTTAGTTGCTGGTTTTTCCGGCCCAATCACAAGATAAAGGGGATGACCTTGAAACTGATTTACATAAAATTCTATCATCATTTTCCATGCCTGAAAGAGTATTTCTGGGGAGTATCCATTTTGCTTAAATTCCTCCCATTCAAGGGGTTTCGTGATTTGCAAGCCACAAGAGAGGTCTCGCATTGTGGGGCCGGATATAGCAACTGCCCCTAAACCCGGATGGTTTTTATACCGATTTGCTATTTGAACTACCGCTTTTTTCCATAAATTTAGATATACAGAGTCCCAAGGAATGGGTGAGCGTTGGGGTTCTGTTGGCTTTTTGAAATAACGCTGTTCATCTTCGGTATAGTTTTTAGTCCAGTTAATTACCTTAATTCCCCTAGCAATAGCCCATTCTGGGGTAAAATCCCCCAAAAAATAGCCTACGTTAATCACTTTCTTGTTTAGAGCAGCCCAGTCTAAGAGAGAGTCAATATTTGAAAAGTGAAAATTCTGTTCAGTTGGTTCAATATCTCGCCAGCCCCAGTATGCAGTCATGCCGGATATATATGGTAAAGTTAAAGATGCTGACTTAGGGAAATTTGGCCCATAAGCAAAAGAATAAATTCCTTTTACTGTTTGGTTTTGAGTAGTTTGTCCAAAACAAATTATGGATAGACAGAAGTAAAATAAAGTGATGGTTTTGACTAAGAGGCGTTTCATTACAAAAGTTTCTGAATTACAAATTTAGCTGTTTTTAAAAATGTTTGCTATTAGTTTTAGCATATTGCAAGCAATTCCTAACCACAAAAAGAGATACGGGAAACAAGGTATTGTAGCAACAACTTTACTTAATATTTATTGCTTATACACCTTAAAGTACAAGCAAAGATTTAGACCAACCAATAAAAATTTAGCCTAAGTTCGGATTAGGTTGTTAATTTGCGGGGCTTTTAGGATATTGTGTGAATATACTTTGGCGAGTTATATTAATCTATTTAATTGGGCTATTCTTTACAGAATTAGCTATTGGGCAGCAGTTTGTGCCGTTGTCTCAATATCAGATTCTGCATTGGACAACCGAAAATGGCTTGCCGCAGCAATCTGTACACACAATTACCCAATCTACGGAAGGATATTTATACTTTGGAACCCAAGAAGGCTTGGTTCGTTTTGATGGTATCCGCTTTAAAGTATATGACAACACCAATACCCCTGAGCTACAAACTCATTTTTTGAGCAGTTTAACCCATATTCATGATGGTGATATTTGGATGGGTTCACACTTAGGGGGATTATACCGCTTGAGGTCAGACAAAAAAAGGCTAGAACAAATCAATGAATTTCCCTCCGATGCTTCTATCAATGTAGTTTGGGAAGATTATGATCAACGTATTTGGGTAGGAACAGAAAAGGGATTGTATCGTTTACAGGGACTTACTTGGAATAAGATTTCACCTTCTGCACAAGTAGAACCCATTATTTTTGATTTAACTTACACAGAAAAAGGACTTTATGTTGCTACTGACATTGGATTATTTTTGCTTAATAACGATAATTGGACAGAAATCACATTACCCGGCCTTAGAAGTTCTCAAGTACGCTCATTAGCAAGTGGCAAAGATTCTTCTTTATGGATAGGGACTTTTGGAAGCGGCTTATATCGCATAAAAAATAACGAAATAACCCGTGTTGGGAGTGCTTATAGCCTGTATAGCAGTGATATAACAGTAGTTCGTGCAGATAGAAAAGGAGCTATTTGGATAGGAACATGGGGAGAAGGGTTATATCGCTATACAACTCATACTGAACGTATTACCCAAGAAACAGGCCTTGCATCTGATGTTATTTTATCTTTATTTTGTGATTTTGAGGATAATATTTGGGTTGGCACAAGTGGTGGAGGGCTGAATAAACTTTATCGGGGTTCACTGCTTACCTATGGCCCGCCGGAAGGGTTACCGGCTACCAATATTAAAGCTATTTATGAAGACCACGCCGGAGACCTCTGCATCGGTACACGTGAAGGCGGATGGTTCAAAATGCGTAACCAAACCGTTATTGAACACCACCACCCAAATAACGGCTTCCCATCCAAATATGTATTTGCCATTACCCAAGATAAAAATGAAAATTACTGGATTGGAACTGATGACAAAGGACTAATCCGTTATAAATCCGGAAAAGCATATCAATTTACCATTAAAGACGGTATTTCTGCCAAAACTATTCGGGCGTTATACACTGATAATCAGGATAGAATTTGGGTTGGTACTGACGGGCAGGGGATTTTTATTTATCAAAACGGAAAATTCACCCAATACACACAGCAAAATGGCTTACCCTCTAACGTAGTTCGAGCTTTTTTGCCCTTAGCAGACGGCAGTATGCTTATTGGAACCAGTATGGGAATCGCATCTTGGAATAAAAACGTTATATCTATCCCAGAATACGCACATAAACACTTTGACGGTCGCTATATTTTATCCCTATTTCAAGATAGCTTGCAAAATATTTGGGTTGGAACATGGGGAAATGGAATATTTCAAATAGCTGATAAAAAAGTTTTTAACTATAATATAGAAGCCGGAATCGGCGATAATGTAGTCATTCGTATTTTGGCAGATAAAAAAGGCTATCTCTGGCTCAGTACAAATAAGGGAATTTATCGAATCTCAAACAGATCATTAGAAGCATATAAATCTGGAAAAGCCAAAAAGCTAAAAGTAAAATACTTCGGAACCTACGAAGGTATGCGCAGTAATGAATGTAATAGCGGATACCCCGCCGGGATATTAGATAAAAATAACAATATCTGGTTCCCTACCCTAAAAGGAATTGTGAGGATAAATCCGGCAACCATAGTTCCAAACCCATTTCCACCAAATGTACATATCGAAGACGTTTGGGTTGATGACCAATTTATACCCAAAACAGATCCCATTATTATTTCCCAAAAATCAAAAAAAATCGAAATTCATTACACTGCATTTGCTTACGGAAACCCCAATAAAGTTGAATTCAAATATCGTTTTGATAATATTGGAGAGGATTGGATAGGCGTAAAAGATAGACGTGAAATACTCTTTTCTAATTTAACGCCGGGCACATACATCCTAAGAATAGCAGCCTGCAATAGCGATGGCCTCTGGAATGAAGACGGAGACGTTATCACAATAGTTGTACCGCATTTTTTCTATCAAACCAAATGGTTTATAGCACTTTGTATCTTGCTATTCATTTTAGCCGGAATATTATATGCAAAATATAGCAGCCACCAAAATACCCTAAAACGTAAAGAACTTGAAGTATTGGTGCAAGATAGAACCGCTGACTTGGCCAAAGCACTGCAAGATTTAAAATTATTCCAAAAAACGATTGAAGCTGATAACTTACGAAAAACCAGAGAGTTAGAAGATGCACGCCGCTTTCAGTTTGCAATGCTTCCCAAAAAAATACCCAATCATCCCAACTTTGAACTCAATGTTTGGATGCAAACGGCTACCGAAGTAGGCGGTGATTATTACGATTTTAAAGAGCTACCTGATAATTCTTTTTGGTTTGCCTTAGGAGATGCTACCGGGCACGGCCTAAAATCCGGCTTTATGGTCGCAGCCGCAAAAGGATACCTACAAACAATCCGGCAAATCGAAAGCCCCGAGAAAATTTTACATGAACTCTCTGTCAATATTGCTGCGATGAGTTTGAGAGGAATGTATATCGGTATGATATTGGGATTTTGGAAAGACGGGAAACTAACCCTATCAGCCGGCGGTATGCCCCCAGTTTGGATTCTCCGAAAAGACGGAAACACCGAACAATTTGTCTTCAAAGCCTTATACTTAGGCTCTACCCTAAATAACCAATTCCCATATCAAACCATTGAGCT comes from the Bacteroidia bacterium genome and includes:
- a CDS encoding SpoIIE family protein phosphatase, coding for MNILWRVILIYLIGLFFTELAIGQQFVPLSQYQILHWTTENGLPQQSVHTITQSTEGYLYFGTQEGLVRFDGIRFKVYDNTNTPELQTHFLSSLTHIHDGDIWMGSHLGGLYRLRSDKKRLEQINEFPSDASINVVWEDYDQRIWVGTEKGLYRLQGLTWNKISPSAQVEPIIFDLTYTEKGLYVATDIGLFLLNNDNWTEITLPGLRSSQVRSLASGKDSSLWIGTFGSGLYRIKNNEITRVGSAYSLYSSDITVVRADRKGAIWIGTWGEGLYRYTTHTERITQETGLASDVILSLFCDFEDNIWVGTSGGGLNKLYRGSLLTYGPPEGLPATNIKAIYEDHAGDLCIGTREGGWFKMRNQTVIEHHHPNNGFPSKYVFAITQDKNENYWIGTDDKGLIRYKSGKAYQFTIKDGISAKTIRALYTDNQDRIWVGTDGQGIFIYQNGKFTQYTQQNGLPSNVVRAFLPLADGSMLIGTSMGIASWNKNVISIPEYAHKHFDGRYILSLFQDSLQNIWVGTWGNGIFQIADKKVFNYNIEAGIGDNVVIRILADKKGYLWLSTNKGIYRISNRSLEAYKSGKAKKLKVKYFGTYEGMRSNECNSGYPAGILDKNNNIWFPTLKGIVRINPATIVPNPFPPNVHIEDVWVDDQFIPKTDPIIISQKSKKIEIHYTAFAYGNPNKVEFKYRFDNIGEDWIGVKDRREILFSNLTPGTYILRIAACNSDGLWNEDGDVITIVVPHFFYQTKWFIALCILLFILAGILYAKYSSHQNTLKRKELEVLVQDRTADLAKALQDLKLFQKTIEADNLRKTRELEDARRFQFAMLPKKIPNHPNFELNVWMQTATEVGGDYYDFKELPDNSFWFALGDATGHGLKSGFMVAAAKGYLQTIRQIESPEKILHELSVNIAAMSLRGMYIGMILGFWKDGKLTLSAGGMPPVWILRKDGNTEQFVFKALYLGSTLNNQFPYQTIELNTGDMLLCVTDGLHESVSPDGDMFEFLGIQNTLAKCQNLSTEETIEIFRQAIRNHLQNTDIQDDITILAIKQK